Proteins encoded within one genomic window of Ammonifex degensii KC4:
- a CDS encoding epoxyqueuosine reductase QueH: MKVLLHICCGPCAIYPVKVLRAENLEVYGFFFNPNIHPYTEYQRRREALAQFAESVDLPVIYADDYPMEEFFRRVAYREALRCRFCYHLRLERTAAVAKHGRFDYFTTTLLVSPFQKHELIKETAEAVAEAYGLPFLYRDFRPGFKEGVELSKELGLYRQQYCGCLYSEKERYWREKKPGREG, translated from the coding sequence ATGAAGGTTTTGCTGCACATCTGCTGCGGTCCTTGTGCCATCTACCCGGTAAAGGTTTTGCGGGCAGAAAACCTCGAGGTTTACGGCTTTTTCTTTAACCCTAACATCCATCCCTACACAGAGTACCAGCGACGGCGGGAGGCCCTGGCCCAGTTTGCGGAGAGTGTCGATCTGCCGGTGATCTATGCCGACGACTATCCTATGGAGGAGTTCTTCCGCCGGGTGGCCTACCGCGAAGCTCTGCGCTGCCGCTTCTGCTACCACCTAAGGCTAGAGCGGACGGCGGCGGTGGCCAAGCACGGCCGCTTCGACTATTTCACCACCACTCTACTGGTAAGTCCTTTTCAGAAGCACGAGCTTATTAAAGAGACGGCCGAAGCGGTGGCGGAGGCTTACGGCCTGCCCTTTCTTTACCGGGATTTCCGCCCGGGCTTCAAGGAAGGGGTCGAGCTTTCCAAGGAGCTGGGGCTTTACCGTCAGCAGTACTGCGGCTGTCTTTACAGCGAAAAGGAGCGCTACTGGCGGGAAAAGAAGCCAGGAAGGGAGGGGTAG
- a CDS encoding DUF1540 domain-containing protein, whose protein sequence is MPDIKCTVSECHYNEGMRCNAPMIQVERNNTASASTSSHTRCETFKKKA, encoded by the coding sequence GTGCCGGACATTAAGTGCACCGTCTCCGAGTGCCACTACAACGAAGGGATGCGCTGTAATGCACCCATGATCCAGGTAGAGAGGAACAATACTGCCAGCGCTTCCACCTCAAGCCACACCCGCTGCGAGACTTTCAAGAAGAAGGCTTAA
- a CDS encoding YebC/PmpR family DNA-binding transcriptional regulator encodes MAGHSKWAQIKRKKAKVDAERGKIFTKLSREIMVAVRMGGGDPEANPRLRAAIDRAREANIPMENIKRAIQKALGEETGEKYEEVFYEGYGPGGVALLIRTTTNNRNRTAAEVRHVLSKFGGNLGEAGCVSWLFRSQGLITVRKDSGFSEEDLLLLAMEAGANDLQETEDTFEIITAPEDLAKVKQKLQEQGVPVESAELTLLPQTTVPLEGEEAVKVLRLVQALEDLDDVEEVYANFDIPSTLMEEVSARV; translated from the coding sequence ATGGCAGGACATTCTAAGTGGGCACAGATCAAGCGCAAAAAGGCCAAAGTGGACGCCGAGCGCGGCAAGATATTCACCAAGCTTTCCCGGGAAATCATGGTGGCCGTGCGCATGGGAGGGGGCGATCCGGAAGCTAATCCCCGGTTGCGAGCGGCCATCGACCGGGCCCGGGAAGCCAACATTCCTATGGAGAACATCAAGCGGGCTATCCAGAAAGCCCTGGGAGAGGAAACGGGGGAAAAGTACGAGGAGGTCTTTTACGAAGGTTACGGCCCCGGTGGGGTGGCTTTGCTCATCCGCACTACCACCAACAACCGCAACCGCACCGCCGCCGAGGTCCGGCATGTTCTGAGTAAGTTCGGCGGGAACTTGGGCGAGGCCGGATGTGTTTCCTGGCTCTTCCGCTCCCAGGGGCTTATAACGGTGCGCAAGGATAGCGGGTTTTCCGAGGAAGACCTGCTCCTTTTGGCCATGGAAGCCGGAGCCAACGACCTGCAGGAGACGGAAGATACCTTTGAAATCATCACCGCCCCTGAGGATCTAGCCAAAGTGAAGCAGAAACTTCAGGAGCAGGGGGTTCCGGTGGAATCGGCGGAGCTGACTCTCCTTCCCCAGACTACCGTGCCGCTGGAGGGGGAGGAGGCGGTGAAAGTCCTGCGTCTGGTGCAGGCGCTGGAGGATCTTGACGACGTGGAGGAGGTTTACGCCAACTTCGATATACCCTCCACTTTAATGGAGGAAGTTTCGGCTCGAGTTTAG
- the ruvB gene encoding Holliday junction branch migration DNA helicase RuvB: MKGEPRLVAAEAGEEERQFELSLRPRRLEEFVGQEKVKEALRIACEAARRRREPLDHVLLSGPPGLGKTTLARIIAAEMGVNVRVTSGPAIERPGDLAAILTSLSPGDVLFIDEIHRLHRAVEEILYPAMEDRALDLVIGKGPGARAVRLSLPPFTLVGATTRMGLLSSPLRDRFGLAFHLEYYSPAELERILERTADILGIKLLPEGAAVIARRARGTPRVAIRLLRRVRDYVEVKAEGIITEEAAVEALDFLAVDELGLDPVDRRYLRCLIERFGGGPAGVEALAASTGEEVSTLEEVVEPYLLQVGLIVRTPRGRLATPEAYRHLGIKPPSVLRQETLWSEEEE, encoded by the coding sequence ATGAAGGGAGAACCGCGACTGGTAGCAGCAGAGGCAGGAGAAGAAGAAAGGCAATTTGAGCTTTCCCTTCGCCCGCGGCGGCTAGAGGAGTTCGTAGGGCAAGAAAAAGTTAAAGAGGCACTGCGGATAGCCTGCGAGGCTGCACGCCGGCGCCGCGAGCCTTTAGACCACGTCCTTCTCTCCGGCCCGCCGGGCCTAGGGAAGACCACACTGGCGCGGATCATCGCAGCGGAAATGGGAGTTAACGTGCGGGTCACCTCCGGCCCGGCCATCGAGCGGCCAGGGGATCTGGCCGCCATCTTGACCTCCCTTTCTCCGGGAGATGTGCTCTTCATCGACGAGATCCACCGTCTGCACCGGGCGGTAGAAGAAATCCTTTACCCTGCCATGGAAGACCGGGCCCTGGACCTAGTCATAGGTAAAGGGCCGGGGGCGCGGGCGGTACGCCTCTCACTCCCTCCTTTCACCCTGGTAGGGGCGACCACCCGCATGGGACTCTTATCTTCTCCCTTGCGGGATCGCTTCGGCCTAGCTTTTCACCTGGAGTACTACTCTCCTGCGGAACTGGAGCGCATTCTCGAACGCACGGCCGACATTTTGGGGATAAAGCTTTTGCCCGAAGGAGCGGCCGTCATTGCTCGCCGGGCGCGGGGCACGCCGCGTGTGGCCATCCGCCTTTTACGCCGGGTTAGGGACTATGTAGAGGTCAAGGCGGAAGGGATCATAACAGAGGAAGCGGCTGTCGAGGCGCTTGACTTTCTGGCGGTGGACGAGCTGGGGCTTGATCCGGTTGACCGCCGCTACCTGCGGTGCCTCATCGAGCGCTTCGGCGGGGGACCGGCAGGGGTGGAGGCCCTGGCCGCCTCTACGGGGGAAGAGGTTAGCACCCTAGAAGAGGTAGTGGAACCTTATCTTTTGCAGGTAGGACTCATCGTGCGTACCCCCCGGGGGCGCCTGGCTACGCCCGAGGCCTACCGGCACCTAGGGATTAAGCCCCCTTCTGTTTTACGGCAAGAGACTTTGTGGTCGGAGGAAGAAGAATGA
- a CDS encoding ABC transporter permease → MSHLEFLVPGVVALAVFNNAVSFLIIRLFYSRLHLQTFESYRLTPISAFSLWWGFVLTGALRSFFTGLVVLFLSWVVVPGLRIPGEIFLWLVPVAVTCGAFGVFLGLCLRSFDDQALISEFLLIPMSFLSGTFVPLDCLPFWLGKLMWLFPLAPIAQLLRQVFCRQPVPVSFLALLLLWLAFFAYLDL, encoded by the coding sequence GTGAGCCACCTGGAGTTTCTGGTGCCAGGGGTGGTGGCCCTGGCGGTCTTCAACAACGCTGTCTCCTTCCTCATCATCCGGCTCTTCTACAGCCGCCTACACCTTCAAACCTTCGAGTCCTACCGCCTGACTCCCATAAGTGCCTTTTCCCTGTGGTGGGGGTTCGTCCTGACCGGCGCTCTGCGCAGCTTCTTTACCGGCCTCGTGGTGCTCTTTCTCTCCTGGGTCGTCGTCCCGGGACTCCGGATCCCCGGGGAGATCTTTCTCTGGCTGGTTCCGGTAGCGGTGACCTGTGGTGCTTTTGGCGTCTTCCTGGGCCTATGCTTGCGTTCTTTTGACGATCAGGCCCTCATCAGCGAGTTCCTGCTCATCCCCATGAGCTTTCTTAGCGGTACCTTCGTTCCCCTCGACTGCTTGCCTTTCTGGCTGGGGAAGTTGATGTGGCTTTTCCCTTTGGCTCCCATCGCGCAGCTTTTGCGCCAGGTCTTCTGCCGCCAGCCCGTGCCCGTAAGCTTCCTAGCCCTTCTGCTCTTATGGCTGGCCTTCTTTGCCTATCTTGACCTGTGA
- the ruvA gene encoding Holliday junction branch migration protein RuvA encodes MLAFLRGSVLEKERGRAVILVGGMGLEVFLPLSLYERLPAKGGEVELYTCLLLREDRPEIYGFGDREERDFFLRLLKIGGVGPKTALALLSCFSVEELREAIRSEDLEKLTVVPGVGKKTARRLLLELKEEKGAPVEGEAAADAVAALINLGYRRREAEEAVREAKARGAQGIEELLKLSLAYLGRRKEGKEA; translated from the coding sequence GTGCTAGCTTTTTTGCGCGGCTCGGTGCTGGAAAAGGAGCGGGGGAGAGCAGTAATCTTGGTGGGAGGAATGGGGCTGGAGGTTTTCCTCCCCCTTTCCCTCTACGAGCGCCTGCCGGCCAAGGGAGGAGAGGTCGAGCTTTATACCTGCCTGCTTTTGCGGGAGGATCGGCCGGAAATTTACGGCTTCGGCGACCGGGAAGAAAGGGATTTTTTCTTACGCCTCTTGAAAATCGGTGGGGTGGGCCCCAAAACGGCTCTGGCGCTCCTCTCCTGCTTCTCGGTGGAAGAGCTGCGCGAGGCGATAAGAAGCGAGGATCTAGAAAAGCTTACCGTGGTTCCCGGTGTAGGAAAGAAAACGGCCCGGCGGTTACTGCTAGAGCTGAAGGAAGAAAAGGGTGCGCCGGTAGAGGGGGAAGCGGCGGCCGATGCTGTAGCGGCCCTCATAAACCTGGGCTATCGCCGCCGGGAGGCCGAAGAAGCGGTGCGGGAAGCCAAGGCCAGGGGGGCGCAAGGAATAGAGGAGTTGCTTAAGTTAAGCCTGGCTTATCTAGGGCGCCGGAAGGAAGGTAAAGAAGCATGA
- a CDS encoding iron ABC transporter permease produces MGLPTAEMSSMAWESQVAAIKATYSRNIGRKVFGVAVLLGLVMATALVATSVGAAGISVPEVWRVILAHLGIKTVPVTDLAETVVWEIRLPRILLATITGISLAGAGAVMQGVLRNPLVSPYTIGLSSGAAFGAALAIVLGTGLAGGSYLEVSRWLIVTNAFIFGGLTTLLAFSLARFKGMSPETLVLGGVAIGYLFQAGVSLLKYVSNNEALKELVVWLMGGFWGADWRTVMLLTPVVLLCMAGLCLRAWDLNVLGAGEEVAASLGINVGRLRVYTLSLATLAAAATVAFTGIIGFVCLVGPHICRMLVGSDNRFLIPCSCLMGAVLLLLADTLARTLVAPTEIPVGIITALMGSPFFIYLLIKKKRQWWG; encoded by the coding sequence ATGGGTTTACCCACTGCTGAGATGAGCAGTATGGCTTGGGAAAGTCAGGTCGCCGCGATAAAAGCCACTTATTCCCGTAATATCGGCCGTAAGGTTTTTGGGGTAGCGGTTCTGCTTGGCTTGGTTATGGCCACAGCTCTGGTTGCTACCTCTGTGGGTGCAGCGGGAATAAGCGTGCCTGAGGTTTGGCGTGTGATACTGGCACACCTGGGTATAAAGACAGTTCCGGTAACCGACCTTGCCGAGACGGTAGTTTGGGAAATCCGCCTTCCCCGCATTCTGCTGGCCACCATTACCGGGATAAGCTTGGCGGGGGCTGGGGCAGTGATGCAGGGGGTGTTGCGCAACCCGCTGGTTTCTCCCTACACGATAGGTCTTTCGAGTGGTGCGGCTTTTGGGGCGGCTTTGGCCATTGTGCTGGGGACAGGCCTGGCGGGCGGGAGTTACCTTGAAGTATCGCGGTGGCTCATTGTTACCAACGCCTTCATTTTTGGAGGGTTGACCACGCTCCTGGCTTTCTCCCTAGCGCGGTTTAAGGGGATGTCGCCCGAGACGTTGGTTTTAGGCGGGGTGGCCATTGGTTACCTTTTTCAAGCTGGTGTCTCGCTTTTGAAATACGTTTCTAACAACGAGGCTCTGAAAGAACTTGTTGTTTGGCTGATGGGCGGCTTTTGGGGAGCGGACTGGCGGACGGTGATGCTGCTTACCCCGGTAGTGCTGCTCTGCATGGCCGGACTGTGCCTTCGTGCTTGGGACCTCAACGTCCTGGGGGCCGGGGAGGAGGTGGCAGCCAGCTTAGGGATAAATGTGGGGCGCCTGAGGGTTTACACCCTGAGTCTAGCTACCCTTGCTGCTGCAGCTACGGTGGCCTTCACCGGCATCATTGGGTTTGTCTGCTTGGTGGGGCCGCACATCTGCCGGATGCTTGTCGGCAGCGACAACCGGTTTCTGATCCCTTGTTCCTGCCTCATGGGTGCGGTGCTTCTACTTCTGGCTGATACCCTGGCGCGGACCCTCGTTGCGCCGACGGAAATTCCGGTAGGAATTATCACCGCGCTTATGGGGTCCCCCTTTTTTATCTACTTGCTAATCAAGAAAAAGCGACAGTGGTGGGGATAG
- a CDS encoding DUF2149 domain-containing protein, producing the protein MLQAAGDVNPLEGAINIVDAMLVFACGLMLALALYWNINLAHKGERVDIRLGRDVSQLPEVRHDLIETRGEGKMYEKVGTVFKDPETGRMFMITK; encoded by the coding sequence TTGCTACAGGCAGCAGGGGACGTTAATCCTCTAGAAGGAGCAATTAACATTGTAGATGCCATGCTAGTCTTTGCCTGTGGATTGATGCTAGCACTGGCCCTCTATTGGAATATCAACCTTGCTCACAAAGGGGAGAGAGTGGACATAAGACTGGGAAGGGATGTTTCACAGCTTCCAGAAGTGCGACATGATCTCATTGAAACTCGAGGAGAAGGAAAAATGTATGAAAAAGTGGGTACAGTTTTCAAAGACCCCGAGACAGGAAGAATGTTTATGATTACAAAGTAG
- the ruvC gene encoding crossover junction endodeoxyribonuclease RuvC yields the protein MVVMGVDPGAERLGYGLVREDGQHLKAIAYGCLHTPADQPLPLRLKSLYRALKELLQKYQPNALAVEELFWGQNVRTAMMVGKVAGVVLLAAAESNCPVFSYPPQVVKQAVTGYGRATKRQVQYMVKELLGLPAPPSPDDTADALALAICHLSQVVKERC from the coding sequence TTGGTGGTAATGGGCGTCGATCCAGGAGCGGAAAGGTTAGGATACGGACTAGTTAGGGAAGATGGGCAACATCTGAAAGCAATAGCCTACGGCTGTCTTCACACTCCGGCGGATCAACCTTTGCCCTTGCGTCTGAAAAGCTTGTACCGGGCGCTAAAAGAGCTTTTGCAAAAGTACCAGCCTAACGCCCTGGCGGTGGAAGAGCTTTTTTGGGGCCAGAACGTTCGGACGGCTATGATGGTGGGGAAAGTAGCGGGTGTGGTACTTCTGGCGGCAGCGGAAAGTAACTGCCCCGTCTTCTCTTATCCCCCGCAGGTGGTCAAGCAGGCGGTGACGGGATACGGCCGCGCTACCAAAAGGCAGGTGCAGTACATGGTAAAGGAATTGCTGGGCCTCCCTGCTCCTCCTTCCCCCGATGATACGGCCGACGCTTTAGCTCTGGCCATCTGCCATCTGTCCCAGGTGGTGAAGGAGAGGTGCTAG
- a CDS encoding DUF2905 domain-containing protein, which yields MDFGQQMAKFFLLLGLFFLFLALFFFLIGKVPGLGRLPGDIYYHKGNFSFYFPLATCILLSLLLTLLLNLFFFFRR from the coding sequence ATGGACTTCGGGCAGCAGATGGCCAAGTTTTTCTTGCTCTTAGGGCTTTTCTTTCTTTTCCTGGCCCTTTTCTTCTTTCTCATCGGCAAGGTGCCGGGGCTGGGGCGCCTTCCGGGAGACATTTACTACCATAAGGGCAATTTCAGCTTTTATTTCCCGCTAGCTACCTGTATCCTCCTGAGCCTGCTTTTAACCCTGCTTCTAAACCTTTTCTTCTTTTTCCGCCGTTAA
- a CDS encoding SpoIID/LytB domain-containing protein, with amino-acid sequence MRRWLLGFSVFLFLFTVSAGWARQAEAEVVFRIGQKYYEAEGQKYPMDVAPFLERDRTYVPLRYLAYALGVPEKNVGWNAANRTVTLNLNGPVLKLVIGTPAIWIDNGRREIDVAPLIRQDRTMLPARFVAEALGYVVNWEANTQTIRIVLPPAAKVLASALNLREGPGTSYGIKGRVERGEVLRILKAASGWYQVQLENGQEGWVAAPYTEPLPTLPSPISRGTGEKESNNPKPLDFTPYRFKQPVRVLLSPGETEVKVNPSGNYALLDGAGKVLVLLSSNDVLTFTALSLPVGSNTAAIQVEKNRETVGLYPGPLVLAAGQEENWFSLTGGSFSGKAFRGNLRVDLNNGALRLVNELEMEDYLKGVVPGEMPASWPLEALKAQAVAARSYALSRVRAELYPQAPYQLLSDTRDQVYGGMSFEQPNSNRAVEETRGEVLLYGGEPIAAYFCSSNGGYTERSEDVWRYPCGYLEAKPDPYDHHPSNPHYGWQRTLTVDEIVSCLASRNFNLSVVEDVYVVERTATGRVKVLEIWGRDQNNQPVRQKLGNADYVRVVFGLKAPASDLSKVYDPATGRLLQITFTGNGWGHCLGMSQWGARGMAEKGFSYRDILAFYYPGAKLLKLW; translated from the coding sequence ATGCGCCGTTGGTTGCTAGGATTTAGTGTTTTCCTCTTCCTGTTCACCGTAAGTGCAGGGTGGGCGCGGCAGGCAGAGGCGGAAGTCGTTTTCCGCATCGGGCAGAAGTATTACGAAGCCGAAGGACAGAAATATCCGATGGATGTAGCTCCTTTCCTGGAGCGGGACCGTACCTACGTGCCGCTCCGTTACCTTGCCTACGCCCTGGGAGTTCCCGAAAAGAATGTAGGCTGGAATGCGGCGAACAGGACCGTCACCTTGAACCTCAACGGGCCCGTACTGAAACTGGTCATCGGAACTCCGGCAATCTGGATCGATAACGGGCGGCGGGAAATCGACGTAGCTCCTTTGATCCGCCAGGATCGGACCATGTTGCCTGCCCGGTTTGTAGCCGAGGCGCTGGGATATGTGGTCAACTGGGAGGCGAACACCCAGACGATTAGAATCGTCCTGCCGCCAGCGGCCAAAGTGCTGGCCAGCGCCCTTAACCTTAGGGAAGGACCTGGAACCAGCTACGGTATCAAAGGGCGAGTGGAGAGAGGGGAAGTGCTCCGTATTTTGAAGGCCGCCTCTGGCTGGTACCAGGTGCAGTTAGAAAACGGCCAGGAAGGCTGGGTGGCTGCACCCTATACTGAACCGTTGCCCACCCTCCCTTCCCCGATCTCGCGCGGTACAGGGGAAAAGGAGAGTAATAACCCCAAGCCTCTTGACTTCACTCCTTACCGGTTCAAGCAGCCGGTGCGGGTACTTCTTTCTCCGGGAGAAACAGAGGTTAAGGTGAATCCTAGCGGTAACTATGCCTTGCTCGACGGGGCAGGCAAGGTGCTGGTTCTTCTTTCGTCCAACGACGTTCTAACTTTCACCGCTTTGTCTCTCCCCGTAGGTAGCAACACTGCGGCGATTCAGGTGGAGAAGAACCGGGAAACAGTAGGTCTTTACCCGGGGCCGCTGGTGCTAGCCGCAGGGCAAGAGGAGAACTGGTTTTCCCTCACCGGGGGGAGCTTTTCCGGAAAAGCTTTCCGGGGCAACTTGCGGGTCGACCTCAATAATGGTGCTCTGCGGTTAGTCAACGAGCTAGAGATGGAAGATTACCTCAAAGGCGTGGTTCCCGGAGAAATGCCCGCCTCCTGGCCGCTGGAGGCCCTGAAAGCCCAGGCGGTGGCCGCGCGTAGCTACGCCTTGAGTAGGGTGCGTGCAGAGCTCTACCCTCAGGCTCCCTATCAGCTCCTTAGCGACACGCGGGACCAGGTTTACGGTGGGATGAGTTTTGAGCAACCTAATTCCAATCGGGCGGTGGAGGAAACCAGAGGAGAGGTGCTTTTGTACGGAGGAGAACCCATAGCTGCTTATTTCTGCAGCTCCAACGGCGGCTATACCGAGCGGTCGGAGGACGTATGGCGCTACCCCTGCGGCTACCTGGAAGCGAAACCGGACCCTTATGATCATCATCCGAGCAACCCCCACTACGGCTGGCAGAGGACCTTGACGGTAGACGAGATAGTTTCCTGCCTGGCCAGCCGTAACTTTAACCTGAGCGTGGTGGAGGACGTCTATGTGGTGGAACGCACGGCCACCGGCCGGGTTAAAGTCCTGGAGATCTGGGGCCGGGATCAGAACAACCAGCCAGTGCGGCAAAAGCTGGGGAACGCCGACTATGTCCGGGTAGTTTTCGGGCTCAAGGCTCCGGCCAGCGACTTAAGTAAAGTTTACGATCCTGCTACGGGCAGGCTACTTCAAATCACCTTTACCGGGAACGGCTGGGGACACTGCCTGGGCATGTCCCAGTGGGGAGCCCGGGGGATGGCTGAAAAAGGTTTTAGCTATCGCGACATACTCGCCTTTTACTATCCGGGGGCCAAGCTACTTAAACTCTGGTAA
- the nadE gene encoding NAD(+) synthase has protein sequence MQTAELVSALVNWLREQLEETGQKGFVVGLSGGIDSSVAAVLCKRACPDNTLGVIMPCYSSPQDAEDAELLARTFEIPYVKIRLDAIYAQLAELLTGKRFEELNHRTITLSNLKPRLRMTVLYFFANERQYLVVGTGNRCELTVGHFTKYGDGAADIMPLANLLKFQVQEIARYLGIPERIITRPPSPGLWEGQTDAEGMGFTYEELDRYILYGEASPGVKERIESLKAKHRHKLFPPLTPPF, from the coding sequence TTGCAAACGGCAGAACTCGTCTCGGCCCTGGTTAACTGGTTGCGAGAGCAGCTAGAAGAGACTGGGCAGAAAGGTTTTGTAGTGGGGTTGAGCGGGGGTATAGATTCTTCGGTGGCCGCGGTCCTCTGTAAGCGGGCCTGTCCGGATAATACTTTAGGCGTGATCATGCCTTGTTACAGTAGCCCCCAGGATGCAGAAGACGCCGAGTTGCTAGCCCGCACTTTCGAAATTCCCTACGTCAAGATAAGGCTGGACGCTATCTACGCCCAACTGGCAGAGCTTCTCACGGGTAAGCGCTTCGAAGAATTGAACCACCGCACCATCACCTTGTCCAACCTCAAGCCCCGGCTGAGAATGACCGTGCTTTACTTTTTCGCCAACGAGCGCCAGTACCTGGTGGTGGGCACGGGTAACCGTTGTGAACTCACCGTAGGGCACTTCACCAAGTACGGCGACGGGGCGGCGGACATCATGCCACTGGCTAATCTGCTAAAGTTCCAGGTACAGGAGATCGCCCGTTACTTGGGCATACCGGAGAGGATCATTACCCGTCCTCCTTCCCCCGGGCTTTGGGAGGGACAGACCGATGCGGAGGGGATGGGGTTTACATACGAGGAACTCGATCGTTATATTCTTTACGGGGAGGCTTCCCCGGGGGTGAAAGAGCGGATTGAAAGCCTTAAGGCCAAGCACCGGCACAAGCTCTTTCCCCCGCTAACTCCGCCTTTTTAA
- a CDS encoding MotA/TolQ/ExbB proton channel family protein, producing the protein MDSVSLKFLRELMHVFSYSLLAPTIAVLLFFIVFSVAELGSLVVECLRERHGRKIIVNIADLLQQFRKERDPEKIKNLVSQSELTRRQKNALNELLAHHDLPVASLQALARQLLTKEELHYAKITGRTDTVARLGPMLGLMATLIPLGPGLIALSQGNIQKLAESLLTAFDATVIGLAAAAIAFVISQVRKRWYEDYLSTLETIMESLLEVLAGEGKVTEHKEVATGSRGR; encoded by the coding sequence GTGGACTCGGTGAGTTTAAAGTTTCTGCGAGAGCTAATGCACGTATTTTCTTACAGCTTACTGGCACCAACCATTGCCGTGCTGCTGTTTTTCATCGTCTTTTCCGTGGCCGAGTTAGGAAGTTTGGTGGTAGAGTGTCTAAGAGAGCGGCATGGAAGAAAAATTATAGTCAATATTGCTGACCTACTCCAGCAATTCCGGAAGGAGCGCGATCCCGAAAAAATCAAGAACCTAGTTTCTCAAAGTGAACTTACCCGACGCCAGAAAAATGCGCTGAACGAACTTTTAGCACACCATGACCTGCCCGTGGCATCACTTCAAGCCCTTGCCCGGCAGCTATTAACTAAGGAGGAATTGCATTACGCTAAGATTACGGGCCGTACAGATACTGTTGCTCGCCTGGGTCCTATGTTGGGTTTAATGGCAACCCTTATCCCTCTGGGACCGGGCCTAATTGCTCTAAGCCAAGGCAATATACAGAAACTAGCAGAATCGTTATTAACTGCTTTCGATGCTACGGTGATTGGTTTGGCCGCAGCAGCGATTGCTTTTGTTATCTCTCAAGTGCGGAAGAGGTGGTATGAGGATTACCTGAGTACTCTAGAAACGATTATGGAATCTCTGCTGGAGGTGTTGGCAGGTGAAGGGAAGGTTACGGAGCACAAGGAGGTTGCTACAGGCAGCAGGGGACGTTAA